The following proteins are encoded in a genomic region of Magallana gigas chromosome 1, xbMagGiga1.1, whole genome shotgun sequence:
- the LOC136271190 gene encoding platelet endothelial aggregation receptor 1-like isoform X3 produces the protein MCFIKLLISEENVAFNKSAWQEHPAKNLEKLGAERAVDGMYSKLSLYGGQCTISEYGHSTATWRVDLGRVHNIDHIVVYFPYESFPPKVPHGYADRSLGFSIYISNTTDKEDGELCFVDTNYTIDTLPNPVNITTQISGRYVIYYNNRTHPPFPSDYHQFAFSDLCEVQVYECKFGWFGPYCENRCIENCRVPGKCDWITGLCEGGCQAGWETPECDKKCDDGKFGLGCTEFCGNCRLIEIEEMEYRKCRHVDGVCIYGCNPGYYGDRCLQPCEPGRYGIGCYQRCSPFCNTPKCDFISGACVDGCKTDWEGMQCLELHDENRLPEDLSTYLYVIDGMIIAVVINSMVLVVYIIFLRRKRVQKMKSKEHGLNDVAFTIDQNRCISVITHKGNQYQEL, from the exons ATGTGCTTTATCAAATTGCTAATTTCAGAAGAAAACGTCGCCTTTAATAAATCTGCATGGCAGGAGCACCCAGCAAAAAATCTGGAAAAACTTGGAGCAGAGCGGGCCGTTGACGGAATGTATTCGAAACTATCTCTCTATGgtggacaatgtacaatttcAGAATACGGACATTCAACAGCCACATGGCGTGTAGACCTGGGGAGAGTTCACAATATAGATCACATCGTTGTGTATTTTCCTTATGAAA GTTTTCCCCCTAAAGTCCCTCACGGTTACGCTGATAGATCCTTAGGATTCTcgatttatatttcaaatacaacCGACAAAGAAGACGGAGAGTTATGTTTCGTGGATACAAACTACACCATAGACACACTTCCTAATCCAGTAAACATAACCACTCAAATAAGTGGAAGAtacgtcatctactacaacAACAGAACACACCCGCCATTTCCGTCTGACTATCATCAGTTTGCTTTCAGCGATCTTTGTGAAGTTCAAGTGTATG AGTGTAAATTTGGGTGGTTTGGACCATACTGTGAGAACAGATGTATTGAAAACTGTAGAGTTCCTGGAAAATGTGACTGGATAACGGGATTGTGTGAGGGAGGATGCCAGGCTGGATGGGAAACCCCTGAATGTgataaaa AGTGTGATGACGGGAAGTTTGGTCTTGGATGTACTGAGTTCTGTGGCAACTGCCGCCTGATTGAAATAGAGGAGATGGAATATAGGAAATGCCGCCATGTTGACGGTGTCTGTATATATGGATGCAATCCAGGATACTATGGGGATCGCTGTTTGCAAC CATGTGAACCGGGAAGATATGGTATAGGTTGTTACCAGAGATGTAGCCCGTTTTGTAACACTCCCAAGTGTGATTTTATAAGCGGTGCGTGCGTAGACGGGTGCAAAACTGACTGGGAAGGAATGCAGTGCCTAGAAT TACATGATGAGAATCGTCTGCCTGAAGACTTATCCACGTACCTATACGTCATTGATGGAATGATAATTGCTGTAGTAATTAACAGCATGGTTTTAGTCGTTTACATCATATTTCTGAG gAGAAAAAGGgtgcaaaaaatgaaaagtaaagAACATGGTCTCAATGACGTTGCATTCACAATAGATCAAAACAGATGCATATCAGTTATAACTCACAAGGGAAATCAATATCAAGAACTATAG
- the LOC136271190 gene encoding laminin subunit alpha-5-like isoform X2 translates to MCFIKLLISEENVAFNKSAWQEHPAKNLEKLGAERAVDGMYSKLSLYGGQCTISEYGHSTATWRVDLGRVHNIDHIVVYFPYESFPPKVPHGYADRSLGFSIYISNTTDKEDGELCFVDTNYTIDTLPNPVNITTQISGRYVIYYNNRTHPPFPSDYHQFAFSDLCEVQVYECKFGWFGPYCENRCIENCRVPGKCDWITGLCEGGCQAGWETPECDKKCDDGKFGLGCTEFCGNCRLIEIEEMEYRKCRHVDGVCIYGCNPGYYGDRCLQHCPNGFYGDKCSLQCPINCTYCHIETGGCEECYPGFTGPDCLTTCEPGRYGIGCYQRCSPFCNTPKCDFISVHDENRLPEDLSTYLYVIDGMIIAVVINSMVLVVYIIFLRRKRVQKMKSKEHGLNDVAFTIDQNRCISVITHKGNQYQEL, encoded by the exons ATGTGCTTTATCAAATTGCTAATTTCAGAAGAAAACGTCGCCTTTAATAAATCTGCATGGCAGGAGCACCCAGCAAAAAATCTGGAAAAACTTGGAGCAGAGCGGGCCGTTGACGGAATGTATTCGAAACTATCTCTCTATGgtggacaatgtacaatttcAGAATACGGACATTCAACAGCCACATGGCGTGTAGACCTGGGGAGAGTTCACAATATAGATCACATCGTTGTGTATTTTCCTTATGAAA GTTTTCCCCCTAAAGTCCCTCACGGTTACGCTGATAGATCCTTAGGATTCTcgatttatatttcaaatacaacCGACAAAGAAGACGGAGAGTTATGTTTCGTGGATACAAACTACACCATAGACACACTTCCTAATCCAGTAAACATAACCACTCAAATAAGTGGAAGAtacgtcatctactacaacAACAGAACACACCCGCCATTTCCGTCTGACTATCATCAGTTTGCTTTCAGCGATCTTTGTGAAGTTCAAGTGTATG AGTGTAAATTTGGGTGGTTTGGACCATACTGTGAGAACAGATGTATTGAAAACTGTAGAGTTCCTGGAAAATGTGACTGGATAACGGGATTGTGTGAGGGAGGATGCCAGGCTGGATGGGAAACCCCTGAATGTgataaaa AGTGTGATGACGGGAAGTTTGGTCTTGGATGTACTGAGTTCTGTGGCAACTGCCGCCTGATTGAAATAGAGGAGATGGAATATAGGAAATGCCGCCATGTTGACGGTGTCTGTATATATGGATGCAATCCAGGATACTATGGGGATCGCTGTTTGCAAC ACTGTCCAAATGGGTTCTACGGCGACAAGTGTTCACTTCAATGCCCAATCAACTGTACTTACTGTCACATAGAAACCGGAGGCTGCGAGGAATGTTATCCTGGATTTACTGGACCCGACTGCTTGACAA CATGTGAACCGGGAAGATATGGTATAGGTTGTTACCAGAGATGTAGCCCGTTTTGTAACACTCCCAAGTGTGATTTTATAAGCG TACATGATGAGAATCGTCTGCCTGAAGACTTATCCACGTACCTATACGTCATTGATGGAATGATAATTGCTGTAGTAATTAACAGCATGGTTTTAGTCGTTTACATCATATTTCTGAG gAGAAAAAGGgtgcaaaaaatgaaaagtaaagAACATGGTCTCAATGACGTTGCATTCACAATAGATCAAAACAGATGCATATCAGTTATAACTCACAAGGGAAATCAATATCAAGAACTATAG
- the LOC136271190 gene encoding multiple epidermal growth factor-like domains protein 10 isoform X1 produces the protein MCFIKLLISEENVAFNKSAWQEHPAKNLEKLGAERAVDGMYSKLSLYGGQCTISEYGHSTATWRVDLGRVHNIDHIVVYFPYESFPPKVPHGYADRSLGFSIYISNTTDKEDGELCFVDTNYTIDTLPNPVNITTQISGRYVIYYNNRTHPPFPSDYHQFAFSDLCEVQVYECKFGWFGPYCENRCIENCRVPGKCDWITGLCEGGCQAGWETPECDKKCDDGKFGLGCTEFCGNCRLIEIEEMEYRKCRHVDGVCIYGCNPGYYGDRCLQHCPNGFYGDKCSLQCPINCTYCHIETGGCEECYPGFTGPDCLTTCEPGRYGIGCYQRCSPFCNTPKCDFISGACVDGCKTDWEGMQCLELHDENRLPEDLSTYLYVIDGMIIAVVINSMVLVVYIIFLRRKRVQKMKSKEHGLNDVAFTIDQNRCISVITHKGNQYQEL, from the exons ATGTGCTTTATCAAATTGCTAATTTCAGAAGAAAACGTCGCCTTTAATAAATCTGCATGGCAGGAGCACCCAGCAAAAAATCTGGAAAAACTTGGAGCAGAGCGGGCCGTTGACGGAATGTATTCGAAACTATCTCTCTATGgtggacaatgtacaatttcAGAATACGGACATTCAACAGCCACATGGCGTGTAGACCTGGGGAGAGTTCACAATATAGATCACATCGTTGTGTATTTTCCTTATGAAA GTTTTCCCCCTAAAGTCCCTCACGGTTACGCTGATAGATCCTTAGGATTCTcgatttatatttcaaatacaacCGACAAAGAAGACGGAGAGTTATGTTTCGTGGATACAAACTACACCATAGACACACTTCCTAATCCAGTAAACATAACCACTCAAATAAGTGGAAGAtacgtcatctactacaacAACAGAACACACCCGCCATTTCCGTCTGACTATCATCAGTTTGCTTTCAGCGATCTTTGTGAAGTTCAAGTGTATG AGTGTAAATTTGGGTGGTTTGGACCATACTGTGAGAACAGATGTATTGAAAACTGTAGAGTTCCTGGAAAATGTGACTGGATAACGGGATTGTGTGAGGGAGGATGCCAGGCTGGATGGGAAACCCCTGAATGTgataaaa AGTGTGATGACGGGAAGTTTGGTCTTGGATGTACTGAGTTCTGTGGCAACTGCCGCCTGATTGAAATAGAGGAGATGGAATATAGGAAATGCCGCCATGTTGACGGTGTCTGTATATATGGATGCAATCCAGGATACTATGGGGATCGCTGTTTGCAAC ACTGTCCAAATGGGTTCTACGGCGACAAGTGTTCACTTCAATGCCCAATCAACTGTACTTACTGTCACATAGAAACCGGAGGCTGCGAGGAATGTTATCCTGGATTTACTGGACCCGACTGCTTGACAA CATGTGAACCGGGAAGATATGGTATAGGTTGTTACCAGAGATGTAGCCCGTTTTGTAACACTCCCAAGTGTGATTTTATAAGCGGTGCGTGCGTAGACGGGTGCAAAACTGACTGGGAAGGAATGCAGTGCCTAGAAT TACATGATGAGAATCGTCTGCCTGAAGACTTATCCACGTACCTATACGTCATTGATGGAATGATAATTGCTGTAGTAATTAACAGCATGGTTTTAGTCGTTTACATCATATTTCTGAG gAGAAAAAGGgtgcaaaaaatgaaaagtaaagAACATGGTCTCAATGACGTTGCATTCACAATAGATCAAAACAGATGCATATCAGTTATAACTCACAAGGGAAATCAATATCAAGAACTATAG
- the LOC136271190 gene encoding uncharacterized protein isoform X4, producing MCFIKLLISEENVAFNKSAWQEHPAKNLEKLGAERAVDGMYSKLSLYGGQCTISEYGHSTATWRVDLGRVHNIDHIVVYFPYESFPPKVPHGYADRSLGFSIYISNTTDKEDGELCFVDTNYTIDTLPNPVNITTQISGRYVIYYNNRTHPPFPSDYHQFAFSDLCEVQVYECKFGWFGPYCENRCIENCRVPGKCDWITGLCEGGCQAGWETPECDKNCPNGFYGDKCSLQCPINCTYCHIETGGCEECYPGFTGPDCLTTCEPGRYGIGCYQRCSPFCNTPKCDFISGACVDGCKTDWEGMQCLELHDENRLPEDLSTYLYVIDGMIIAVVINSMVLVVYIIFLRRKRVQKMKSKEHGLNDVAFTIDQNRCISVITHKGNQYQEL from the exons ATGTGCTTTATCAAATTGCTAATTTCAGAAGAAAACGTCGCCTTTAATAAATCTGCATGGCAGGAGCACCCAGCAAAAAATCTGGAAAAACTTGGAGCAGAGCGGGCCGTTGACGGAATGTATTCGAAACTATCTCTCTATGgtggacaatgtacaatttcAGAATACGGACATTCAACAGCCACATGGCGTGTAGACCTGGGGAGAGTTCACAATATAGATCACATCGTTGTGTATTTTCCTTATGAAA GTTTTCCCCCTAAAGTCCCTCACGGTTACGCTGATAGATCCTTAGGATTCTcgatttatatttcaaatacaacCGACAAAGAAGACGGAGAGTTATGTTTCGTGGATACAAACTACACCATAGACACACTTCCTAATCCAGTAAACATAACCACTCAAATAAGTGGAAGAtacgtcatctactacaacAACAGAACACACCCGCCATTTCCGTCTGACTATCATCAGTTTGCTTTCAGCGATCTTTGTGAAGTTCAAGTGTATG AGTGTAAATTTGGGTGGTTTGGACCATACTGTGAGAACAGATGTATTGAAAACTGTAGAGTTCCTGGAAAATGTGACTGGATAACGGGATTGTGTGAGGGAGGATGCCAGGCTGGATGGGAAACCCCTGAATGTgataaaa ACTGTCCAAATGGGTTCTACGGCGACAAGTGTTCACTTCAATGCCCAATCAACTGTACTTACTGTCACATAGAAACCGGAGGCTGCGAGGAATGTTATCCTGGATTTACTGGACCCGACTGCTTGACAA CATGTGAACCGGGAAGATATGGTATAGGTTGTTACCAGAGATGTAGCCCGTTTTGTAACACTCCCAAGTGTGATTTTATAAGCGGTGCGTGCGTAGACGGGTGCAAAACTGACTGGGAAGGAATGCAGTGCCTAGAAT TACATGATGAGAATCGTCTGCCTGAAGACTTATCCACGTACCTATACGTCATTGATGGAATGATAATTGCTGTAGTAATTAACAGCATGGTTTTAGTCGTTTACATCATATTTCTGAG gAGAAAAAGGgtgcaaaaaatgaaaagtaaagAACATGGTCTCAATGACGTTGCATTCACAATAGATCAAAACAGATGCATATCAGTTATAACTCACAAGGGAAATCAATATCAAGAACTATAG
- the LOC105342899 gene encoding multiple epidermal growth factor-like domains protein 6: MDIKDGVVCFYDTKYTRETIPNPTNITCPKDTYGRYIIYYNNRTHPPIPADYHQFAFNELCELEVYGCPRSGFYGENCSLPCSQYCQGENCNLIDGTCSVCVDGYTGAKCNKKCSNYTYGPECRNRCGKCN; the protein is encoded by the exons ATGGACATTAAGGACGGGGTTGTGTGCTTTTATGACACCAAATATACAAGAGAAACGATACCTAACCCTACCAATATAACATGCCCTAAGGACACGTACGGGAGatacattatatattataacaaCAGGACTCATCCCCCGATTCCAGCCGACTACCACCAATTCGCTTTCAACGAGTTGTGTGAATTGGAAGTATATG GATGTCCAAGGTCAGGGTTTTATGGAGAGAATTGTTCATTACCTTGCTCTCAGTATTGCCAGGGGGAAAACTGTAACCTTATTGATGGGACATGCTCTGTTTGTGTTGATGGATACACAGGAGCCAAGTGCAATAAAA AGTGCAGTAATTACACATATGGTCCGGAATGTAGAAACAGGTGTGGCAAATGCAATTGA